The following DNA comes from Acidobacteriota bacterium.
GGTGCTCGTGCGCGGCAAGCTCGAGGCCGGCGACGAGAGCGCCAAGATCCTGGCCTCCGAGATCAAGCCGCTGTCCTCGCTCAAAGAGACGCTGTCGCGCGAGGTCGCCATCTGCGTGAAGCGGCCGTCCCGACCCATGTTCGAAGCGGTGGCCGACGTGCTGCTGCGGCATCGGGGCGATCGCCGCGTTCGGCTCGATTTCGAGGTGCGCGACCTGCCGCGACCGATGCGCGTGCGCGCCGAACTGGGCGCGGTCCAGGTGCGACCGTCCGAGCAACTGGTGGCCGATCTGGAGCGCGTGTGCGGGCAAGGGGCCGTCAAACTGCGGTAACCTGACCCGTATGCCCGTGGATACCCTCGAGTTCGAGGAACCCGTCGCCGCACTGCTGAAGGAGATCGATCACCTCGGCAGCCAGCCCTCGTCGCCCGAGCGCGCCGGCGAGATCGCACGCCTGCAGGCCCGCGCCCGACAGGTGCGTCAGGACATCTTCGCGAGACTCACGCCGTGGCAGCGCGTGCTGGTGGCGCGGCATCCACAGCGGCCGTACCTGCTCGACTACGTGGAGCGGCTCTGGCCCGGCTTCACCGAGATTCACGGCGACCGTCGCTTCGGCGACGACCAGGCGATCGTCACGGGGTTTGCGACCTACCACGACCAGCCCGTGCTCATCGTCGGCCATCAGAAGGGTCGCGACACGAAGCAGAAGATCGCGCGGAACTTCGGGTATGCGCGCCCGGAGGGTTACCGGAAGGCGCTGCGCGCGATGCAGATGGCCGAGAAGTTCAAGCGGCCGGTGATCTGCCTGGTCGACACGCCCGCGGCCTATCCGGGGATGGAGTCCGAGGAGCGCGGCATCGCCGAGGCCATTGCCCTCAACCTGCGCGAGATGGCCGTGCTCGACACGCCCATCCTCGTGGTGGTGACGGGGGAGGGTGGCAGCGGCGGCGCGCTCGGCATCGCGGTGGGCGATACGGTGCTCATGCAGGAGTACGCGGTGTACAGCGTCATCCCGCCCGAGGGCTGTGCGGCGATCCTCTGGCGCGATCCGGCCAAGAAGGTCGAGGCGGCCGATGCGCTCAAGATGACGGCGCCCGACCTCGTCTCGCGTGAGATCGTCGACGGCGTCATTCCCGAGCCCGCCGGCGGCGCGCACCACGACTACGACCTCGCCGCCAGGCAACTCGATGCGGTGCTGTGGCCCGCGCTGCAGCAGCTCATGGCGATGCCGGCCACCGACCGCCTCGAACGCCGCTACGAGAAGTTCCGTCGAATCGGCCGGCTGGGCGTGGAAATTTCCGGCGCGACCTCCTGACCCCCACGCGGGGATCGCAACCGTCATGCGTACGTTGATCTGGGACCCCGTCGTGTGCGACGAGACGGCCGCGCAGACGCTGGCCGCTGCGGTCGACGTGTCTCCGGTGGTCGCACGCCTGCTGTGTCACCGGGGACACGGCGATCCGGAAGCCGCGCATCGCTTCCTGTTCCCCGACATGTCGCAACTCTGGGATCCGTTCCGGCTCGCCGACATGCGCCCCGCGGTGGAGCGTCTCTGCGCCGCGCTCGAACGCAAGGACCGCATCGCCATCCACGGCGACTACGACGTCGATGGCGTGACGTCGACGGTGATCCTCCGCCGCGCGCTCGAACTGCTCGGCGGCGACGTCGTGCACTTCATCCCCGAGCGCCTGCGCGACGGCTACGGCCTCCAGGTGCCCGCTGTCGAGCGGCTGCACGCCGACGGCGTGAAGGTCATCGTGTCGGTGGACTGCGGTATCCGCAGTGCGGACGCCGGCCGACGCGCGCGCGACCTCGGCGTGGACCTGATCATCACAGACCACCACGAGCCCGAAGCGGAACTGCCGCCGGCGCTGGCGGTGATCAACCCGAAGCGGGCCGACTGCACGTATCCGGACAAGAACCTGGCTGGCGTCGGCGTGGCGTTCAAGCTCGTGCAGGCGCTGTGCCAGCGCTACGGCCGCGAGAAGTGGCTCCCGGCGTTCCTCAAGCTGGCCGCCATTGGTACCGTCGCCGACGTCGTACCGCTCGTGGGCGAAAACCGCATCATCGCCAAACTGGGACTCGAGAAGCTCTCGCAGGGACCGCACACGGTCGGGCTCCGCGCGCTGCTCGAATCGGCCGGGCTGCAGAACACGCCGATCGACGGCTTCCATGTGTCGTTCATGATCGCCCCGCGCGTGAACGCCGCGGGCCGCATGAGCACACCCGACCTGGCCACGCGTCTGCTGCTCGCGAGCGACGAGACGCAGGTCGACGAGGCCAGGCGGCTTGCCGAACAACTCGGCGAGGAGAACACGCGCCGGCAGACCTACGAAGCCGAGATCGTCGCCGACGCGAAGAAGCAGGTCGAGACGGACGTGCGCATCGGCGCGCACAACATCCTCGTGGTGGCCGGCGACGGCTGGCATCGCGGCGTCATCGGTATCGTGGCGTCGAAGCTGGTCGACGCGTTCTACAAGCCGACGATCGTCCTGTCGACCGAGGACGGCATCGCACACGGATCGTGCCGATCGATCCCGGCGTTCGACATGCTCGGCGCGCTCGATGGGTGCGCCGACTTGTTCGAGAAGTACGGGGGGCATCGGCAGGCGGCGGGACTCACGATGGACGCCGCGCGGATCCCGGAGTTCCGCGAGCGCATCAACGCGCATGGCCTGGCGTGCCTTGAACCGACCGACCTCATGCCGCGCCTGCGTATCGACGGCGAACTCCGCCTGGCCGACATCGACGCACGCGTGGTCGCCGGGCTGGAGCGGATGGCGC
Coding sequences within:
- the recJ gene encoding single-stranded-DNA-specific exonuclease RecJ, which codes for MRTLIWDPVVCDETAAQTLAAAVDVSPVVARLLCHRGHGDPEAAHRFLFPDMSQLWDPFRLADMRPAVERLCAALERKDRIAIHGDYDVDGVTSTVILRRALELLGGDVVHFIPERLRDGYGLQVPAVERLHADGVKVIVSVDCGIRSADAGRRARDLGVDLIITDHHEPEAELPPALAVINPKRADCTYPDKNLAGVGVAFKLVQALCQRYGREKWLPAFLKLAAIGTVADVVPLVGENRIIAKLGLEKLSQGPHTVGLRALLESAGLQNTPIDGFHVSFMIAPRVNAAGRMSTPDLATRLLLASDETQVDEARRLAEQLGEENTRRQTYEAEIVADAKKQVETDVRIGAHNILVVAGDGWHRGVIGIVASKLVDAFYKPTIVLSTEDGIAHGSCRSIPAFDMLGALDGCADLFEKYGGHRQAAGLTMDAARIPEFRERINAHGLACLEPTDLMPRLRIDGELRLADIDARVVAGLERMAPFGLANSKPVFSAHGVQLLGTPRRIKDRHLKVQVRQDGRVFSAIAWRAVEKAAHWEEHRQSLQLAYSLDKQTFRGETTLELTVADMRATDTPGTGHRAPGTGSSSAPGNGQPATGSEASTV
- a CDS encoding acetyl-CoA carboxylase carboxyltransferase subunit alpha, whose product is MPVDTLEFEEPVAALLKEIDHLGSQPSSPERAGEIARLQARARQVRQDIFARLTPWQRVLVARHPQRPYLLDYVERLWPGFTEIHGDRRFGDDQAIVTGFATYHDQPVLIVGHQKGRDTKQKIARNFGYARPEGYRKALRAMQMAEKFKRPVICLVDTPAAYPGMESEERGIAEAIALNLREMAVLDTPILVVVTGEGGSGGALGIAVGDTVLMQEYAVYSVIPPEGCAAILWRDPAKKVEAADALKMTAPDLVSREIVDGVIPEPAGGAHHDYDLAARQLDAVLWPALQQLMAMPATDRLERRYEKFRRIGRLGVEISGATS